In Falco biarmicus isolate bFalBia1 chromosome 22 unlocalized genomic scaffold, bFalBia1.pri SUPER_22_unloc_4, whole genome shotgun sequence, a single window of DNA contains:
- the MRPS24 gene encoding 28S ribosomal protein S24, mitochondrial, with amino-acid sequence MAAIAAARALRAVPLPHPGPAGRNLHTSPACLKTRAARVRVGKGDKLVTYEQAHPPHYIAHCKGWLSLHTGNVAGEAGAAERTLEDAFLRRFLYGTFPGMLADAVVLKRRANLLVICALLLRTLPPSKLHFLGGYTETLLAHFYKCPVRLELQTVPARVPYKYL; translated from the exons ATGGCGGCGATCGCGGCCGCCCGAGCGCTGCGG GCGGtgcccctcccccaccccggccccgctggcCGGAACCTCCACACCTCCCCCGCCTGCCTCAAG acgCGGGCAGCACGGGTGCGCGTGGGCAAAGGGGACAAGCTGGTGACCTACGAGCAGGCGCACCCGCCCCACTACATCGCCCACTGCAAGGGCTGGCTGTCCCTGCACACCG GGAACGTGGCGGGCGAGGCGGGCGCGGCGGAGCGGACGCTGGAGGACGCCTTCCTGCGCCGCTTCCTCTACGGCACCTTCCCGGGCATGCTGGCGGACGCGGTGGTGCTGAAGCGCCGCGCCAACCTGCTGGTGATCTGCGCGCTGCTGCTGCGGACGCTGCCCCCATCCAAGCTGCACTTCCTGGGGGGCTACACCGAGACCCTCCTCGCCCACTTCTACAAATGCCCCGTGCGCCTGGAGCTGCAGACGGTGCCCGCCAGGGTGCCCTACAAGTACCTCTAG
- the MXD1 gene encoding max dimerization protein 1 has protein sequence MAACGGLSIQLLLEAAEYLERREREAEHGYASLLPGGRAGGALRRRAKARRGGGGSRSTHNEMEKNRRAHLRLCLEKLKGLVPLGPEASRHTTLSLLTRAKLHIKKLEDYDRKAVHQIDQLQREQRHLKRQLEMLGIERVRMDSIGSTVSSERSDSDREEIDVDVESTDDLPAELDWSSSSPSDSDERGSLQSVCSDEGYSSASVRRLKPQSSHKPSPGL, from the exons ATGGCGGCTTGCGGCGGCCTcagcatccagctgctgctggaggcgGCCGAGTACCTGGAGCGGCGGGAGCGAG AAGCCGAGCACGGGTACGCCTCGCTGCTGcccggcgggcgggccgggggcgccctGCGGCGCCGCGCCAAGGCCaggaggggcggcggcggcagcag GTCGACGCACAATGAGATGGAGAAGAACAG GCGTGCCCACCTGCGGCTCTGTCTGGAGAAGCTGAAGGGGCTGGTCCCGCTGGGGCCCGAGGCCAGCCGGCACACCACCCTGAGCCTGCTAACCAGAGCGAAACTGCACATCAAG AAGCTGGAAGACTACGACAGGAAAGCCGTGCACCAAATAGACCAGCTGCAGCGGGAGCAGCGGCACCTGAAAAGGCAGCTGGAGATGCTGGGGATAGAGAGGGTGAGGATGGACAGCATCGGATCCACCGTTTCTTCGGAGCGCTCCGACTCGGATAGAG AGGAGATAGACGTGGACGTGGAGAGCACAGATGACCTGCCCGCGGAGCTCgactggagcagcagcagcccaagcGACTCGGACGAGAGAGGCAGCCTGCAGAGCGTCTGCAGCGACGAGGGCTATTCCAGCGCCAGCGTGAGGAGGCTGAAGCCGCAGAGCAGTCACAAGCCTTCCCCGGGTTTATAA
- the SNRNP27 gene encoding U4/U6.U5 small nuclear ribonucleoprotein 27 kDa protein, whose protein sequence is MGRSRSRSPPRRERRRSRSTSREREKRRRERSRSRDRDRRRSRSRSPHRRRSRSPRRHRSSSSSPPRVKERRDEEKKEVKDSKGKERQITEEDLQGKTEEEIEMMKMMGFASFDTTKGKKVDGAANAYAINVSQKRKYRQYMNRKGGFNRPLDFIA, encoded by the exons ATGGGCCGCAGCCGCTCCCGGTCGCCGCCGCGGCGTG AGCGCAGGCGTTCGCGGTCCACCTCCcgggagagggagaagaggcgCCGGGAGCGGTCCCGGTCCCGGGacagggacaggaggaggagcCGCTCTCGCTCCCCGCACCGCAGACGGTCCAG GTCGCCGAGACGGCACCGATCCAGCTCCTCTTCCCCGCCGCGGGTGAAGGAGAGGCGGGATGAAGAGAAGAAGGAGGTAAAGGACTCCAAAGGCAAAGAGCGTCAGATCACAG AGGAAGATTTGCAGGGCAAGACAGAAGAGGAAATTGAGATGATGAAAATGATGGGTTTTGCCTCTTTCGACACGACGAAA GGGAAGAAGGTGGACGGCGCTGCGAATGCGTACGCCATCAACGTGTCCCAGAAGAGGAAATACAG GCAGTACATGAACAGAAAAGGAGGATTCAACAGACCCCTGGATTTCATCGCTTGA
- the LOC130143312 gene encoding LOW QUALITY PROTEIN: beta-adducin-like (The sequence of the model RefSeq protein was modified relative to this genomic sequence to represent the inferred CDS: deleted 1 base in 1 codon), with protein MSGRCGRSLTSWPPRPPPSSPPPPWGWWPSPPINDLHGAEGPALAKGERLMRCKVGSIHRLLDLYGWAQLGHAAVTLRVSKEQEHFLVAPQGLACSEVTAASLIKVNVLGAVVEQGSTGFAPDARSFSLHAAIYAARPDARCIVRLHTPATAAVSAMRCGVLPISRAALLLGDVAYFDFRGEVEDEADRVELQKSLGPTCKILVLRNHGVLALGDTAEEAFYSIFHLQAACEIQVSALASAGGAENLIVLERAKHRPHEVGSVRWAGSTFGPMQKSRLGEHEFEALMRMLDNLGYRTGYTYRYPFVQEKSKPKSDVLIPATVTAFVFEEEAAPVPALRQHAQKQQKEKTRWLNTPNTYLRVNVAEEQQGSAGSQKTKTTWLKADEVDKGSSGTPIRIENPNQFVPLYTDPQEVLEMRNKIREQNRQDVKSAGPQSQLLASVIAETSRSPSTESHLGDAEAKEASREEAPPEPEPPNPFSQLTDQELEEYKQEVERKKLGLQGEKDPAAEESQAPPATSPSASRPQSPAPTPAPSPAMPAEPSEGDKKADGGQALTDAAVEKEPPAVVNGKDEEQSTEESLGKGGDRTTSPANTDTDAPKEKETVTSSPVSPEGSPSKSPSKKKKKFRTPSFLKKGKKKEKIES; from the exons ATGTCTGGGCGCTGCGGCAGATCGCTGACTTCATGGCCACCACGTCCCCCGCCgtcctccccacctcccccatgG ggctggtggccGTCACCCCCCATCAATGACCTGCACGGGGCCGAGGGGCCGGCGCTGGCCAAGGGCGAGCGGCTGATGCGCTGCAAGGTGGGCAGCATCCACCGCCTGCTGGACCTCTAcggctgggcacagctggggcacGCCGCCGTCACC CTGCGGGTCAGCAAGGAGCAGGAGCATTTCTTGGTGGCCCCGCAGGGGCTGGCGTGCAGCGAGGTGACCGCGGCCAGCCTG aTCAAGGTGAACGTGCTGGGGGCCGTGGTGGAGCAGGGCAGCACCGGCTTCGCCCCCGACGCCCGCAGCTTCAGCCTTCATGCCGCCATCTACGCCGCCCGCCCCGACGCCCGCTGCATCGTCCGCTTGCACACGCCGGCCACTGCTGCA GTGTCGGCCATGCGCTGCGGTGTGCTGCCCATCTCCCGCGCCGCGCTGCTGCTGGGCGACGTCGCCTACTTTGACTTCCGCGGAGAAGTGGAGGACGAAGCCGATCGGGTCGAGCTCCAAAAATCCCTCGGTCCCACCTGCAAG ATCCTGGTGCTGCGCAACCACGGGGTGCTGGCGCTGGGTGACACCGCCGAGGAGGCCTTCTACAGCATCTTCCATCTGCAGGCGGCCTGTGAGATCCAG GTGTCTGCGCTGGCGAGCGCGGGCGGCGCAGAGAACCTGATCGTGCTGGAGCGCGCCAAGCACCGGCCGCACGAGGTGGGCTCCGTGcgctgggctggcagcaccttCGGGCCCATGCAGAAGAGCCGCCTGGGTGAGCACGAGTTCGAAGCCCTGATGAGGATGCTGGACAACCTG GGTTACCGCACCGGCTACACCTACCGCTAC CCCTTCGTGCAAGAGAAGAGCAAGCCCAAGAGCGACGTGCTGATCCCCGCCACGGTGACAGCCTTCGTCTTCGAGGAGGAGGCGGCCCCCGTCCCCGCGCTGCGGCAGCACgcccagaagcagcagaaggagaAGACGCGCTGGCTCAACACCCCCAACACCTACCTGAGGGTCAACGTGGCcgaggagcagcagggcagcgcCGGCAGCCAGAAGACGAAGACGACG TGGCTGAAGGCGGACGAGGTGGACAAGGGCAGCAGCGGGACCCCCATCCGGATCGAGAACCCCAACCAGTTTGTGCCCCTCTACACGGACCCGCAGGAGGTGCTGGAGATGAGGAACAAG ATCCGGGAGCAAAACCGCCAGGACGTGAAGTCGGCCGGGCCCCAGTCACAGCTTCTGGCCAGTGTCATCGCTGAGACCAGCCGCAGCCCC TCCACAGAGAGCCACCTGGGGGATGCAGAGGCCAAAGAGGCGTCCCGGGAGGAGGCTCCCCCTGAGCCGGAGCCCCCGAACCCCTTCAGCCAGCTCACCgaccaggagctggaggagtACAAGCAGGAGgtggagaggaaaaagctggggctgcagg GCGAGAAGGACCCCGCGGCAGAGGAGAGCCAGGCTCCCCCCGCCACATCGCCCTCCGCCTCCCGGCCGCAGAGCCCGGCACCGACACCGGCACCGAGCCCGGCGATGCCTGCGGAGCCCTCGGAGG GTGACAAGAAGGCGGACGGCGGCCAAGCGCTGACCGATGCCGCCGTCGAGAAGGAGCCGCCGGCAGTAGTGAACGGGAAGGACGAAGAGCAAAGCACCGAGGAAAGCCTGGGCAAAGGGGGGGACCGAACGACCTCCCCTGCCAACACCGACACGGATGCCCCCAAGGAGAAGGAGACGGTGACCAGCAGCCCTGTCTCCCCTGAAGGTTCACCCTCCAAATCACCCTctaagaagaagaagaaattccGGACCCCGTCCTTcctgaaaaaaggcaaaaagaaggaaaagattgAATCCTGA